Proteins from a single region of Urocitellus parryii isolate mUroPar1 chromosome 4, mUroPar1.hap1, whole genome shotgun sequence:
- the Msantd4 gene encoding myb/SANT-like DNA-binding domain-containing protein 4: MKQLKRKRKSNFSVQETQTLLKEITKRKEVIFSKQLNTTINVMKRMAWEEIAQCVNAVGEGEQRTGTEVKRRYLDWRALMKRKRMKANIKLVGSGFPLPTSDLDDSLTEEIDEKIGFRNDPNFDWQNVADFRDAGGSLTEVKVEEEERDPQSPEFEIEEEEEMLSSVIPDSRRENELPDFPHIDEFFTLNSTPSRSAYDEPHLLVNIEKQKLELEKRRLDIEAERLQVEKERLQIEKERLRHLDMEHERLQLEKERLKIEREKLRLQIVNSEKPSLENELGQGEKSMLQPQDIETEKLKLERERLQLEKDRLQFLKFESEKLQIEKERLQVEKERLRIQKEGHLQ; encoded by the exons atgaagcagttaaaaagaaaaaggaaaagcaattttAGTGTTCAAGAAACTCAGACCCTTTTGAAAGAAATTACCAAAAGGAAAGAAGTCATCTTTTCCAAGCAGCTCAATACAACAATAAACGTGATGAAGCGAATGGCTTGGGAGGAGATAGCACAGTGTGTGAATGCTGTAGGAGAAGGAGAACAGAGGACAGGGACAGAAGTGAAAAGAAGGTACCTTGACTGGCGAGCACTTATGAAGAGAAAGAGGATGAAAGCGAATATTAAGCTGGTTGGATCGGGGTTTCCACTTCCCACATCTGATTTAGATGACTCTCTTACTGAAGAGATAGATGAAAAGATTGGATTCCGAAATGATCCAAATTTTGATTGGCAAAATGTGGCAGATTTCAGGGATGCAGGTGGATCCTTAACCGAGGTCAaagtggaagaagaagaaagggaccCCCAGAGTCCTGAA tttgagattgaggaggaggaggaaatgctGTCATCTGTCATACCAGATTCCAGGAGGGAAAATGAACTTCCTGACTTCCCCCACATTGATGAGTTTTTCACCCTTAACTCAACACCATCCAGGTCTGCATATGATGAGCCCCACTTGCTTGTAAACATAGAGAAACAGAAACTAGAGTTGGAAAAGCGGCGACTAGATATTGAGGCTGAAAGGCTGCAGGTGGAAAAGGAACGCCTACAGATAGAGAAGGAGAGGTTGCGCCATTTAGACATGGAGCATGAGCGGCTGCAGCTAGAGAAGGAGCGGCTGAagattgagagagagaaattgaggtTACAGATAGTCAATTCTGAGAAACCATCTCTGGAAAATGAACTTGGCCAAGGAGAAAAGTCCATGCTTCAGCCACAGGACATAGAAACAGAGAAGTTAAAACTTGAGCGAGAACGCTTGCAGCTGGAAAAAGATAGGCTGCAGTTTTTGAAGTTTGAATCTGAGAAGCTACAGATTGAAAAGGAACGCCTACAAGTGGAGAAAGAGAGACTTAGAATTCAGAAGGAAGGACACTTGCAGTGA